A stretch of the Porifericola rhodea genome encodes the following:
- a CDS encoding capsule assembly Wzi family protein, which translates to MSFVLKRTLWIICCLCPVFLKAQFLDSLQLQIGTNFTLAQKDYQPLWLVANRYATISEEKTDVSSYLYFSNQHIFNSSGKYIKAKPYLALDYGMAVYNNAHFKINIVQQAYMRFSYGKWALRAGRYEQSIGEVHQELSSGSLGISQNALPIPKISIANSDYVEVPFTNGWLQFKGVFSHGWMGKERQMQRAFLHEKALHLRVGKNKLMLYGGVQHYGIWGGIESDTFKMDRSFQGFMNVVLVKEADDGSVHRFHPDIRPNRAGMQRGSVDGGVLYEGEYFLFHFYTQTPIETGTSITFRNIDRLVGISLDNKNRTGVIQSVLLEFLYTKQMSNFKGAKEPYHYYVNGVYQTGWEYMQQVIGSPLIINRTRASKYFEEIEAPQWNPEVQYPMNYNMPGNRVVAAHLGLLASPFPKLKTKTLLSFARYYPNKDSQDILAPHKNQGYALQQLTYQAGPMLTMNADVGIDWGDLSRNTGLMLGLVWHIRPYIISDISKRK; encoded by the coding sequence ATGTCTTTTGTACTTAAAAGAACCTTATGGATAATATGCTGTCTGTGCCCTGTTTTTCTTAAGGCACAGTTTCTGGATTCTCTTCAGCTACAAATAGGTACTAACTTTACGCTGGCGCAAAAAGATTATCAACCTCTATGGTTGGTTGCTAATAGGTATGCAACTATTAGTGAAGAAAAAACAGATGTAAGCAGCTATCTGTATTTTTCTAATCAGCATATATTCAATTCTTCTGGAAAGTATATCAAGGCAAAGCCTTATCTGGCTTTAGATTATGGTATGGCAGTGTATAACAATGCACATTTCAAAATCAATATCGTGCAGCAGGCCTATATGCGCTTTAGTTATGGGAAGTGGGCTTTGCGTGCCGGGCGGTATGAGCAAAGCATTGGCGAGGTACATCAGGAACTTTCCAGTGGCTCATTAGGCATAAGCCAGAATGCCTTGCCTATTCCCAAGATTAGTATTGCCAATTCCGATTATGTAGAGGTTCCATTTACTAATGGCTGGCTACAGTTTAAAGGTGTGTTTAGCCACGGGTGGATGGGAAAAGAAAGACAAATGCAGCGTGCTTTTCTACATGAGAAGGCATTGCACCTGAGGGTAGGTAAAAATAAGCTGATGCTTTATGGAGGAGTACAGCACTATGGAATATGGGGAGGCATAGAAAGTGACACTTTTAAAATGGATAGATCATTCCAGGGCTTTATGAATGTAGTACTGGTTAAAGAAGCGGATGATGGAAGTGTGCATAGGTTTCACCCTGATATAAGACCAAATAGGGCAGGCATGCAAAGAGGTTCGGTAGATGGAGGGGTACTCTATGAAGGGGAGTATTTTCTATTTCACTTTTATACCCAGACTCCTATAGAAACGGGTACCAGCATTACCTTCAGAAACATAGATAGATTAGTAGGTATATCATTAGATAATAAAAACAGAACAGGTGTTATACAGTCAGTCCTCTTAGAGTTTTTGTATACCAAGCAGATGAGTAATTTTAAGGGGGCTAAAGAACCTTATCATTATTATGTCAATGGAGTATACCAGACTGGTTGGGAGTATATGCAACAGGTAATTGGCTCTCCTCTGATTATCAACCGAACACGAGCCAGTAAGTACTTTGAAGAAATTGAAGCACCGCAATGGAACCCTGAAGTGCAGTATCCTATGAACTATAATATGCCCGGTAATAGAGTAGTTGCCGCTCATCTAGGTTTGCTGGCAAGTCCGTTTCCTAAACTCAAGACAAAGACTTTGCTAAGCTTTGCTCGCTATTATCCGAATAAGGATAGTCAGGATATTTTAGCTCCTCATAAGAACCAAGGCTATGCGTTGCAGCAATTAACTTATCAGGCAGGTCCTATGCTTACCATGAATGCTGATGTAGGTATAGACTGGGGGGATTTGTCCAGGAATACAGGGCTCATGCTGGGCTTGGTCTGGCATATTCGTCCTTATATAATTTCAGACATTTCAAAAAGAAAATAG
- a CDS encoding XrtY-associated glycosyltransferase XYAG1, with the protein MKILTIVPSYKPAYIYGGPIESVARLCEGLVSSGNVVDVFTTTANGNKELEVKPGSTVNVDGVSVTYFRRITKDHTHISPALWKSLNNNVKKYDIVHIHSWWNILVMVAAWICHQSGVKVIISPRGMLSAYIINTTHSIPKKILHKSFGRKALAKAVFHATAVSEKNECEGLIPNWKGFLLPNILNLPESIIIKPDNETFTLVFLSRIHPKKGIELLLEAVAQCKLPLKLEIAGSGEQTYISELQAKTAILGIEEKVDWIGWKNYEEKFDVLMQADLFVLTSYNENFANVVIEALHVGTPVLISEQVGLASFVQENNLGWVSALKVSAIKAAIEEAYWDKEKRAYINIHAKDTIHKNFSQEVLIKEYENNYRSLMA; encoded by the coding sequence ATGAAAATTCTCACAATAGTTCCCTCTTATAAACCTGCCTATATCTATGGAGGACCTATTGAATCGGTAGCTCGATTATGTGAGGGATTGGTAAGTTCGGGTAATGTAGTGGATGTGTTTACTACCACAGCCAATGGAAATAAAGAATTAGAGGTTAAACCAGGATCTACTGTAAATGTAGATGGTGTGAGTGTAACTTATTTTAGGAGGATTACTAAAGATCATACTCATATTTCACCAGCACTATGGAAATCTTTGAATAATAATGTTAAGAAGTATGATATAGTGCATATTCACTCCTGGTGGAACATCTTAGTAATGGTGGCAGCATGGATATGCCACCAAAGTGGAGTTAAGGTAATTATATCTCCCAGAGGGATGTTAAGTGCCTACATTATCAATACTACCCATAGTATTCCAAAGAAAATTCTACATAAGTCATTCGGAAGAAAGGCTTTAGCTAAAGCAGTTTTTCATGCTACAGCTGTTTCTGAAAAGAATGAGTGTGAGGGTCTGATTCCCAATTGGAAGGGCTTTCTACTGCCCAACATACTTAACTTGCCCGAAAGTATTATCATAAAACCAGATAATGAGACTTTTACGCTGGTTTTTTTGTCGCGTATACATCCAAAAAAAGGGATAGAGCTTTTACTGGAGGCAGTAGCACAGTGTAAGTTACCCTTAAAGTTAGAAATTGCGGGCTCTGGAGAACAAACCTATATATCAGAACTTCAGGCCAAGACTGCTATTTTAGGGATAGAAGAAAAGGTAGATTGGATTGGCTGGAAAAACTATGAGGAAAAATTTGATGTGCTCATGCAGGCAGACCTCTTTGTGTTGACTTCTTATAATGAAAATTTTGCAAATGTAGTAATAGAGGCGCTGCATGTGGGAACGCCAGTGCTTATTTCTGAACAAGTTGGTTTAGCCTCTTTTGTACAGGAGAATAATTTAGGGTGGGTAAGTGCATTAAAGGTATCAGCTATTAAAGCTGCGATTGAAGAAGCTTACTGGGATAAAGAAAAAAGGGCATACATAAATATACACGCTAAGGACACTATACATAAAAATTTCTCTCAGGAAGTCCTGATTAAAGAGTATGAGAATAACTATAGATCCTTAATGGCTTAA
- a CDS encoding GumC family protein: MKEQDSALWQMEEAEPIDLKALIRKYLRYWHWFAIGLIFSVGAAFLYLRYTTPEYNISGTILIKDDEKGPSFSSEELFAELDIFQTSKNLENEIEILRSKSLMQRVLGELGLQTSYFVKGRIRDVEVYGKNAPVKAIISQLDSSAYEKSIVIRTRGNNFELEEEDEAGNINVFPYKLGQQVERPYATFTLVGQPNMLEEKEIIIQFHDLRILARDYVEKLSVNPVNKDASVLQLSMVDAVPSKAEDILGRLIEVYNREAVEDKNQMAANTISFIDERLSYLTTELSDVEKDVELYKRRNELTNVSSEAELYLEQASEYNKQIAELSIQIDVLSSIESYIVNEENEFELVPSSLSIEDATLLGLITKFNELLLERVKILRNTQPNHPMVQSIDEQLANLRINIEENLKNIRRGLEITLKNLQANSGRFESRIRQVPLMERELLEINRQQSIKQELYLFLLQKREEAALSQASTIANSRTIDPPQADEIPVNPKKKIVLLIALMLGIGFPFSIVYVKEMLNDKVSEQRDVEKITATPILGEVMHSEVKDALVVAEDKHAPITEMFRLIRANLHFATLGKENKVILITSSRSGEGKTFFSINLGASLALSGKKVIILSFDLRKPRLMQDLRLKNNLGISNYLVSEDLSVDSLVQAVPEVPGLYALGSGPIPPNPAELMMGVKVQRLIDTLKKQYDHIILDSPPVGQVADAFNLAPYIDSTLYIVRYNYTFKEQLVIAEDIYQQKKLNHPMLVLNDAKKRNGSTYGYGYGYGYGHNGNYKNYNKSVLAR, encoded by the coding sequence ATGAAGGAGCAAGACAGCGCCCTTTGGCAGATGGAAGAAGCCGAACCTATAGACCTTAAAGCCCTCATTCGTAAATACCTGCGCTACTGGCATTGGTTTGCTATTGGCCTCATCTTTAGTGTAGGCGCGGCCTTTCTGTATCTCCGCTACACTACCCCCGAATACAATATCAGTGGCACCATACTTATTAAAGATGATGAAAAAGGACCCAGTTTCTCTAGCGAGGAGCTGTTTGCCGAACTGGATATTTTTCAGACCTCCAAAAACCTGGAAAATGAGATAGAAATACTGCGCTCCAAAAGCCTGATGCAAAGGGTGCTGGGCGAACTGGGCCTGCAAACCTCTTATTTTGTGAAAGGCCGTATACGGGATGTAGAAGTGTATGGGAAAAATGCTCCGGTAAAAGCAATTATCAGCCAACTGGACTCTTCCGCTTATGAGAAAAGCATTGTTATACGGACCAGAGGAAATAATTTTGAACTGGAGGAAGAGGATGAAGCCGGCAATATCAATGTCTTCCCTTATAAGCTAGGGCAGCAGGTAGAGCGCCCCTATGCTACCTTTACCCTGGTAGGCCAGCCCAATATGCTGGAAGAGAAGGAAATCATCATACAGTTTCATGACTTACGCATACTGGCAAGGGACTATGTGGAGAAACTATCGGTGAACCCGGTAAATAAAGATGCCAGTGTGCTACAGTTAAGTATGGTAGATGCAGTACCTTCTAAAGCGGAAGATATACTGGGCCGCTTAATAGAAGTCTATAATAGGGAAGCGGTAGAGGATAAGAACCAGATGGCGGCCAATACCATTTCCTTTATAGATGAGAGGCTCAGCTACCTCACCACTGAGCTATCGGATGTAGAAAAGGATGTAGAGCTTTACAAGCGCAGAAATGAGCTGACCAACGTAAGCTCAGAAGCGGAGCTTTACCTGGAGCAGGCCAGTGAATACAATAAGCAGATTGCCGAACTGAGTATACAAATAGACGTACTTAGCTCTATAGAAAGCTATATTGTTAATGAAGAGAATGAATTTGAACTGGTGCCCAGTAGCCTGAGTATAGAAGATGCCACCCTGCTGGGGCTGATTACCAAATTTAATGAGCTGCTCCTGGAAAGAGTCAAAATCTTACGCAATACCCAGCCTAACCACCCTATGGTACAGTCTATAGATGAGCAACTGGCCAATCTGCGAATTAATATAGAAGAGAACCTTAAGAACATACGCCGGGGGCTGGAGATTACCCTCAAAAATTTACAAGCCAATTCGGGCCGCTTTGAGTCCCGCATACGTCAGGTGCCCCTGATGGAGCGGGAGCTACTGGAAATTAACCGCCAGCAGAGCATCAAGCAGGAGCTTTACCTCTTTTTGCTACAAAAGCGGGAAGAAGCTGCCCTCTCCCAGGCTTCTACTATCGCTAATTCTCGCACCATTGACCCTCCTCAGGCAGATGAGATTCCAGTCAATCCTAAGAAGAAAATTGTGTTGTTAATTGCCTTGATGTTAGGTATAGGATTTCCTTTTAGTATAGTTTATGTCAAAGAAATGCTGAATGATAAGGTAAGTGAGCAGAGAGATGTAGAAAAAATTACGGCTACCCCTATACTGGGTGAGGTGATGCATAGTGAGGTAAAAGATGCCTTGGTGGTAGCGGAAGACAAGCATGCCCCCATTACCGAGATGTTTCGCCTGATACGGGCCAATCTGCACTTTGCTACCCTGGGTAAAGAAAATAAGGTGATACTGATTACCTCCAGCCGCTCGGGAGAGGGAAAGACCTTTTTTAGTATTAACCTGGGGGCCAGCCTGGCGCTCTCTGGCAAAAAGGTGATCATCCTCAGTTTTGACCTGCGCAAACCCCGCCTGATGCAAGACTTAAGGCTGAAAAACAATCTGGGCATTAGCAATTATCTGGTGAGTGAAGATTTGAGTGTAGATAGCCTGGTACAGGCAGTACCCGAAGTACCTGGTTTGTATGCCCTGGGCTCCGGCCCTATACCCCCAAATCCGGCAGAACTGATGATGGGCGTAAAGGTACAGCGTCTTATAGATACCCTCAAAAAGCAGTATGACCATATTATTTTGGACAGCCCTCCGGTAGGGCAGGTAGCCGATGCTTTTAACCTGGCCCCCTATATAGACTCTACCCTTTATATCGTACGCTATAATTATACCTTCAAAGAGCAATTAGTAATTGCGGAGGATATCTACCAGCAAAAGAAACTCAACCATCCGATGTTGGTATTGAATGATGCCAAAAAGAGAAATGGTAGTACTTATGGCTATGGGTACGGCTATGGGTACGGACACAATGGAAATTACAAAAATTACAATAAAAGTGTTTTAGCAAGGTAA
- a CDS encoding putative colanic acid biosynthesis acetyltransferase codes for MIEFQQLDKFQLPPNFRGKSGVLVQVWWLVQNILFKPSPQFMYGWRRWLLRSFGAKVGKGVILRPSCTVTYPWKVEIGDYSWIGDEVVLYSLGNIHIGKNTVISQRSYICTGSHDYSAPHFDIYEKPIHIEDECWLATDVYVAPGIRIGRGAVVGARSSVYKDLPGAKIYVGNPAKMIKERYASVHQFSLNNES; via the coding sequence GTGATAGAATTTCAACAACTGGACAAATTTCAACTCCCGCCAAATTTTAGAGGTAAATCCGGTGTGCTGGTACAAGTCTGGTGGCTGGTACAAAACATTTTATTTAAACCTTCTCCCCAGTTTATGTATGGCTGGCGAAGGTGGTTGCTTCGTTCTTTTGGGGCTAAAGTAGGTAAAGGTGTCATTCTCAGGCCTAGTTGTACAGTAACTTATCCCTGGAAGGTAGAGATTGGAGACTATAGCTGGATTGGAGATGAAGTAGTGCTATACAGTTTAGGAAATATACATATTGGAAAGAATACAGTTATCTCTCAGCGCTCTTACATTTGCACTGGTTCTCATGATTATAGTGCTCCTCACTTTGATATATACGAAAAGCCTATACATATAGAAGATGAATGCTGGCTGGCCACGGATGTATATGTAGCTCCCGGAATACGCATTGGCAGAGGGGCGGTAGTAGGTGCACGGAGTTCGGTATACAAAGACTTGCCGGGTGCTAAAATTTATGTGGGAAACCCTGCTAAGATGATAAAGGAGCGCTATGCTTCGGTGCATCAGTTCTCCTTAAATAATGAATCTTGA
- a CDS encoding DUF6588 family protein — MKLKILLTFTSFFWLPIVGVAQSEIAFFILGGRDNAGHLAQAYLSPLANAAQANLGNGWLIINDTISSGKINISLQTTVSLTPQKDRYFDVNQLALSPDVHTSQNGKTLSPTALGASHNGQHIVVTTARPQDGEEMYLTEFSLPEGLGLSFIPQPSIQAQIGVFKYSSILLRGLPGIHIDYENTDYYTYMYGVGILQSLNPLIAPLEEQSIHLSFLFTYSHQYARSSLSRTQAWYWHHGHITVLTEEQKKEEWYDGQKLDVKANNYVMQLYISKTVKHWRFYACVNRYVGSTIINTYGRYPRRDIRAKEEEPYYEYFFHDELNPVALSLPHRQWRLGLGFSVQVGAIGLHTEASLSDYKNLSAGISYQF; from the coding sequence TTGAAGTTAAAAATACTACTCACTTTTACTTCCTTTTTTTGGCTACCGATAGTAGGTGTGGCACAGAGCGAGATAGCTTTTTTTATTCTGGGAGGGCGAGATAATGCGGGTCACTTAGCTCAGGCTTATTTATCCCCTTTAGCTAATGCGGCGCAAGCTAATCTGGGCAATGGCTGGCTAATAATTAATGATACTATATCCTCTGGCAAAATTAATATCAGCCTTCAAACTACTGTTTCCTTAACACCACAAAAAGATAGATATTTTGATGTCAACCAACTGGCATTAAGCCCTGATGTGCATACTAGCCAAAATGGTAAAACACTTTCCCCTACTGCCTTAGGGGCTAGTCATAATGGACAGCATATCGTTGTTACTACTGCCCGCCCTCAGGATGGAGAGGAGATGTACCTTACAGAGTTTAGCCTACCTGAAGGGCTTGGGTTATCTTTCATTCCACAACCTTCCATACAAGCACAAATAGGAGTATTTAAATACAGCAGCATTTTATTGCGTGGGCTACCCGGTATCCACATAGATTATGAGAATACTGATTATTATACCTATATGTATGGTGTTGGAATTCTACAATCCTTAAACCCGCTAATAGCTCCTCTTGAAGAACAAAGCATACACTTATCTTTTCTATTTACCTATAGCCATCAGTATGCTCGGTCAAGCTTGAGTAGAACTCAGGCCTGGTACTGGCACCATGGTCATATTACTGTACTAACAGAAGAACAAAAGAAAGAAGAATGGTATGATGGACAAAAACTTGATGTAAAGGCAAATAACTATGTAATGCAGCTTTATATTTCTAAAACTGTAAAACATTGGAGGTTCTACGCTTGCGTAAACAGGTATGTTGGCTCCACTATAATAAATACCTATGGAAGGTATCCACGCAGGGATATTCGGGCTAAGGAAGAGGAGCCTTATTATGAATACTTCTTTCATGATGAGCTTAACCCTGTGGCTTTGTCCCTGCCTCATAGGCAGTGGCGCCTGGGGCTGGGGTTTAGTGTGCAAGTGGGCGCCATAGGTTTGCATACGGAGGCTAGCCTGTCCGATTATAAGAACCTGAGTGCAGGCATAAGCTATCAGTTTTAG
- a CDS encoding glycosyltransferase family 2 protein produces MNSLSIIILTYNEEKHIERCIRNLQRISSQIYIVDSYSSDRTCEIAEALGAAVYQNPWTNHATQFNWALEQLPINTEWTMRMDCDEYLTEELIAEINESLPVTNAATGGFIIKRRVYFMNRWIKHGGWYPHRLLRIWRTGKAKVEERWMDEHVVLEEGELESMTYDMVDHNLNDLSWWITKHNNYASRELKDLINIQQKTTSAQNVEVTLRGEQYSRKRWLKEKVYSKIPLFVRPFFYFFYRYFLLLGFLDGMPGLMWHFLQGCWYRFLVDAKMYELKHIQHNHTSVEVQDESVLSKSTV; encoded by the coding sequence ATGAATTCGCTTAGCATTATCATCCTAACCTATAATGAAGAGAAGCATATAGAGCGCTGTATACGTAACTTACAGCGTATTAGCTCTCAAATCTATATAGTAGATAGCTACTCTAGCGATAGAACCTGTGAAATTGCTGAAGCTTTGGGCGCAGCAGTGTATCAGAACCCATGGACTAATCATGCTACGCAGTTTAACTGGGCGCTAGAGCAACTCCCTATCAATACCGAATGGACTATGCGTATGGATTGCGATGAGTATCTGACTGAAGAGCTTATTGCAGAAATTAATGAGAGCTTGCCTGTAACTAATGCAGCTACCGGAGGCTTTATCATTAAAAGGAGGGTGTATTTTATGAATCGTTGGATAAAGCATGGAGGCTGGTATCCTCATCGTTTGCTCAGAATATGGCGTACGGGTAAAGCTAAGGTAGAAGAACGCTGGATGGATGAACATGTAGTGCTGGAGGAGGGTGAGCTGGAAAGTATGACATATGATATGGTAGATCATAACCTGAACGACCTGAGCTGGTGGATTACTAAGCATAACAATTACGCCAGCCGCGAGCTTAAAGATTTGATTAACATACAGCAGAAGACAACTTCTGCACAGAATGTGGAGGTTACTCTAAGGGGCGAGCAGTACTCCCGTAAGCGCTGGCTTAAGGAAAAGGTATACAGTAAAATTCCTCTCTTTGTCAGGCCTTTCTTCTACTTCTTTTATCGTTACTTTTTATTATTAGGCTTTCTGGATGGTATGCCAGGCTTAATGTGGCATTTTCTGCAGGGGTGCTGGTATCGCTTTTTGGTAGATGCCAAGATGTATGAATTAAAGCATATACAACATAATCATACCTCTGTTGAGGTACAGGACGAGTCTGTACTTAGTAAATCTACAGTCTGA
- a CDS encoding VanZ family protein, whose amino-acid sequence MKKRIYYLCIVLYLAAAAWILFFFPFNSASRLDTSIRRYVNPIPLETTTRYFHNAIYRDAAVHTQALILNVGGNILLFVPMGILLYNLRQRLGYKALPFWGAALISLSVESIQILCRVGNFDVDDIILNTLGSLLGASLAALLPLLQVYTAEP is encoded by the coding sequence ATGAAGAAACGTATATATTACTTATGCATTGTATTGTACCTGGCCGCCGCTGCCTGGATACTTTTTTTCTTTCCTTTTAACAGCGCATCCCGCCTGGATACGTCAATTCGCCGATATGTCAATCCCATCCCCCTGGAAACCACTACCCGCTACTTTCATAATGCGATATACCGGGATGCCGCGGTGCATACACAAGCACTTATTCTCAACGTTGGGGGTAACATTCTGCTCTTTGTGCCTATGGGTATACTGCTATACAATCTGCGGCAGCGCTTGGGGTATAAGGCTTTGCCCTTCTGGGGAGCGGCCCTGATCAGCCTTTCGGTAGAGAGCATACAGATACTTTGTCGGGTAGGTAATTTTGATGTGGACGATATTATACTCAATACTTTGGGGAGCCTGCTGGGTGCCAGCCTGGCGGCCCTGCTTCCTCTGCTTCAGGTCTATACTGCTGAGCCTTAA
- a CDS encoding lipopolysaccharide biosynthesis protein, giving the protein MLSSLKLILPKVKNSSFFKSSTLTSAVRGGGMFVNLLLTIFISKLISAEGLGLINLSNQIINIIIMIVLLGFQTVIVKETAIAKSRSNLNRIHSVIYSCIVTTFPLVIGFYVLRYFFGDNVLGYFFDDSLISPFNIISSAIVFQIFSRIFSSVLNGVGKVWQSSLVDESLNLLIVLVLIGILYTSKATINIVTIAACYLISRIIVFIVIYIYWRFGNEEYSTKGSLSKKYVGGSLLKAGLPLLFVQATHNIANSIDTIMIGGYLTPKDVGIYSIAYKLAFVSSFILQITNAVLAPRIASMYANDQIPAMQKMISKVNIGLFIAGAGSFLVLVLAGKFMLRIWGSEFDDGYIPLLILGVGQFINVITGCVGLIITLCGQEKAWGVMTLISAIANTLLNILLINFLGIIGAALATATTMALLNIFGVYFVKKRVGVSTMFFLNRKK; this is encoded by the coding sequence TTGCTTTCAAGCCTCAAATTAATTTTACCTAAAGTAAAAAATAGCTCTTTTTTCAAATCATCTACTCTGACGTCAGCTGTTAGAGGAGGCGGGATGTTTGTTAATTTACTGTTAACTATATTTATAAGCAAGCTTATAAGTGCTGAAGGATTGGGTTTAATAAATCTATCCAATCAGATTATTAATATTATAATCATGATAGTATTGTTAGGCTTTCAAACAGTAATTGTAAAAGAAACAGCCATAGCAAAAAGCAGGAGTAACCTAAATAGAATTCATAGTGTAATTTATTCATGTATAGTAACAACATTTCCTTTAGTTATAGGCTTTTATGTTTTACGCTATTTTTTTGGTGATAATGTATTAGGTTATTTTTTCGATGATAGTTTAATTTCTCCATTTAATATTATTTCTTCTGCAATTGTATTTCAGATTTTTTCGAGGATTTTTTCTTCTGTTCTTAATGGTGTTGGCAAAGTATGGCAAAGTAGTTTGGTTGACGAAAGTTTAAACTTGCTAATTGTTTTAGTCTTAATAGGTATCCTCTATACCTCAAAAGCCACAATAAACATCGTAACAATAGCAGCTTGCTATTTAATATCTAGGATAATAGTTTTTATAGTAATTTATATCTATTGGAGGTTTGGTAATGAAGAGTATAGTACGAAGGGGTCACTATCAAAAAAATATGTAGGGGGTAGTTTGTTAAAAGCAGGGCTACCTCTTTTGTTTGTTCAAGCTACTCACAATATAGCAAATAGTATAGATACAATAATGATAGGAGGATACTTAACTCCCAAAGATGTAGGAATATATTCTATTGCCTACAAACTAGCATTTGTGTCCTCCTTTATTTTGCAGATTACCAATGCTGTTTTGGCTCCCCGTATAGCATCTATGTATGCCAATGACCAAATACCCGCTATGCAGAAGATGATTAGTAAAGTTAATATAGGCCTATTTATTGCCGGAGCAGGTAGCTTTTTAGTATTGGTATTAGCCGGTAAATTTATGTTACGAATTTGGGGGAGTGAGTTTGATGATGGATATATTCCATTACTTATCTTAGGAGTAGGTCAATTTATTAATGTTATCACAGGATGTGTAGGACTAATCATTACTTTATGTGGGCAAGAAAAAGCCTGGGGAGTGATGACTCTAATTTCTGCCATTGCTAATACATTACTTAATATTTTGTTAATTAATTTTTTAGGCATAATTGGCGCTGCTCTAGCCACAGCAACAACTATGGCTTTGTTAAATATTTTTGGTGTTTATTTTGTGAAAAAACGAGTTGGTGTTAGCACAATGTTTTTTTTAAATAGAAAAAAATGA
- a CDS encoding glycosyltransferase family 2 protein: MDKIAILLTCFNRKDKTLTCLNALYQFDLNFDVFLVDDGSTDGTSDAIKKRFPKVNIISGSGNLFWSRGMRLAWEVASKHNYTFYIWLNDDVFLYPNAFRELLECSKIQNDRAIISGIIESESGEVLYGGFSENREIISANNELNPIRSLNGNAVLVPQFVFDRIGLFDNVFHHDLGDVDYGLRALSNGIKVLSTRVAIAQGEKNLICRERLNNSTLSQRLKKLYSPLGSNPNINFYFRKKHKSVLNAIAYYLFQHFLNIIPDSLNKILFKNKYQSIIP; this comes from the coding sequence ATGGACAAAATCGCTATACTTTTGACTTGTTTTAATCGTAAAGATAAAACCCTGACATGTTTAAATGCATTGTATCAGTTTGATTTGAATTTTGATGTTTTTTTAGTTGATGATGGTTCTACAGATGGTACTTCTGATGCTATAAAGAAACGATTTCCTAAGGTGAATATTATATCTGGGAGTGGTAATTTGTTTTGGAGTAGAGGAATGCGATTGGCTTGGGAAGTTGCGTCAAAGCATAATTATACTTTTTATATATGGTTAAATGATGATGTTTTTCTTTATCCAAATGCATTTAGAGAATTACTAGAATGTTCAAAAATTCAAAATGATAGAGCTATTATTTCAGGTATAATAGAGTCTGAGTCAGGAGAAGTTTTATATGGAGGATTTAGTGAAAACAGAGAAATTATTAGTGCAAATAATGAGCTGAATCCAATTCGGAGTTTAAACGGAAATGCTGTCCTTGTTCCTCAATTTGTATTTGATAGAATTGGGTTATTTGATAATGTGTTTCACCATGATTTAGGAGATGTAGACTATGGACTTAGAGCTTTAAGTAATGGGATAAAAGTATTATCAACAAGGGTTGCTATAGCTCAAGGTGAAAAAAATCTCATATGTAGAGAAAGGTTGAATAATTCCACCTTATCCCAGAGGCTTAAAAAGTTATACTCTCCCTTAGGTAGTAATCCTAATATCAATTTTTATTTCAGAAAAAAACATAAATCTGTACTGAATGCCATTGCCTATTATTTGTTTCAACATTTTTTAAATATTATTCCAGATTCACTGAACAAAATATTATTCAAAAACAAATATCAATCAATTATCCCATGA